In Flavobacterium sp. N1736, the following are encoded in one genomic region:
- a CDS encoding L-serine ammonia-lyase → MEECISVFDMLKIGVGPSSSHTLGPWRAAERFLEELKDESILDQITRVKVDLYGSLSLTGKGHATDLAVMLGLSGQDPEYIPIDDIAGIIKLIETKNEIVLGNQITIPFYFLQDIVFNKDFLPFHANGLKFTAYKTDDSEYESTFYSIGGGFVVKEERTNAKIKEEIKCAFPFPIQNAVELLNYTVSENKSISEIVYENEKSMRPEAEIHSELMRIWNTMLECMYIGCHTGGILPGGLNVRRRAFDMHQNLIGLSNYSNPQTWLEEIRKTEVKFRQILKWVSCFALAVNEVNASLGRVVTAPTNGSAGVIPAVLMYYLVIENHDAGEKEIKQFLLVAGEIGSIFKKGATISAAMGGCQAEIGVSSSMAAAALCELMGGSPAQVLMAAEIAMEHHLGLTCDPIGGLVQIPCIERNTMGAIKAINAAELALETDSKNAKVPLDKVINTMWQTAKDMNSKYKETSEGGLAIAVNMADC, encoded by the coding sequence ATGGAAGAATGTATCTCTGTTTTTGATATGCTTAAAATTGGTGTTGGCCCGTCTAGTTCCCACACATTAGGACCCTGGCGCGCTGCAGAACGTTTTTTAGAAGAGTTAAAAGACGAGTCTATTTTAGACCAGATTACCAGAGTCAAGGTCGATTTATACGGTTCGCTATCCTTAACAGGAAAAGGTCACGCTACAGATTTGGCGGTTATGCTGGGTTTAAGCGGTCAGGATCCTGAATATATTCCAATCGATGATATTGCAGGAATCATAAAATTGATTGAAACCAAAAATGAAATCGTTTTGGGCAACCAAATCACCATTCCGTTTTACTTTCTTCAGGACATTGTTTTCAATAAAGACTTTCTTCCTTTCCATGCAAATGGCTTGAAATTTACAGCTTATAAAACTGACGATTCTGAATATGAATCTACTTTTTATTCTATTGGAGGAGGTTTTGTAGTAAAAGAAGAACGCACCAATGCCAAAATAAAAGAGGAAATAAAATGTGCATTTCCGTTTCCGATTCAAAATGCTGTTGAGCTTTTAAATTATACGGTTTCAGAAAACAAATCGATCTCAGAAATTGTTTATGAGAACGAAAAATCGATGCGTCCCGAAGCAGAAATTCACTCCGAATTAATGCGTATTTGGAACACAATGTTAGAATGCATGTATATTGGCTGTCATACCGGAGGAATTCTTCCCGGTGGTTTAAATGTACGCAGACGAGCTTTTGATATGCATCAAAATTTAATTGGTTTATCTAATTATTCAAATCCGCAAACGTGGCTGGAAGAAATCAGAAAAACCGAAGTAAAGTTTCGACAGATCTTAAAATGGGTAAGCTGTTTTGCACTTGCCGTAAATGAAGTAAATGCGTCTTTAGGTCGTGTCGTTACTGCGCCTACAAACGGAAGCGCAGGTGTGATTCCCGCAGTTTTGATGTATTATTTAGTGATTGAAAACCACGACGCAGGCGAAAAAGAAATCAAACAATTTTTATTGGTTGCCGGAGAAATTGGAAGTATTTTCAAAAAAGGAGCTACTATTTCTGCAGCAATGGGCGGTTGTCAGGCGGAAATTGGTGTTTCGTCATCAATGGCTGCTGCGGCACTTTGCGAATTAATGGGCGGGTCTCCTGCTCAGGTTTTAATGGCTGCCGAAATTGCAATGGAACATCATCTTGGTTTAACCTGCGACCCAATTGGCGGTTTGGTGCAAATTCCGTGTATTGAACGTAATACAATGGGCGCGATAAAAGCCATAAATGCTGCCGAACTTGCCTTAGAAACTGATTCGAAAAACGCAAAAGTTCCTCTTGATAAAGTCATCAATACAATGTGGCAAACGGCAAAAGATATGAACTCAAAATACAAAGAAACTTCTGAAGGCGGACTTGCAATTGCCGTAAATATGGCGGATTGCTAA
- a CDS encoding SH3 domain-containing protein: protein MKKHYFLIAILFCSVLLHSQERYFLNSDTRLYTSTNTSAEFLGYFKYGAEVQLLSESKNGWYKVKADNLSEGYIPEKFVATRLNAADIKVADKENPILAGGDNYYGGNHLFVLAAGLKARALPDKNSKIKEILFTGDPVAVNYLPKNQDEWVNINGNFDAEYAKYTLRKFIGKRPDFDALLKEFDKLSPDAIADRKTVAERIVELAWNSENSKLAPAYQRYYEVVKQLNDPKLIADTEMNMAIAKGLAKHKKPEEIVAFSKKAEFVLKGIKTKSLFLTQKDLVKTFGNPIKKASISDECGLYLSDLFYYYPDLEASVDEKQNNVEIIKVFINENNKLILNANSVLDSSLSEKAFIEKYGTYISASIKAPHSYSLQLEDSEFRIEFKDGKLLFVEIIFYC, encoded by the coding sequence ATGAAAAAACACTACTTTCTTATAGCAATTTTATTCTGCTCTGTTTTATTACATTCACAAGAACGTTATTTCCTTAATTCAGATACGCGATTGTATACTTCGACAAATACTTCTGCTGAATTTTTAGGATATTTTAAATATGGTGCCGAAGTTCAGTTATTATCTGAAAGCAAAAATGGCTGGTATAAAGTAAAAGCCGATAATTTATCAGAAGGTTATATTCCCGAAAAGTTTGTTGCAACACGATTAAATGCTGCCGACATTAAAGTTGCAGATAAAGAAAATCCCATTTTGGCAGGCGGTGATAATTATTATGGCGGAAATCATCTTTTTGTTTTAGCTGCTGGTTTAAAAGCAAGAGCATTGCCGGATAAAAACTCAAAAATTAAAGAAATTTTGTTTACAGGAGATCCGGTTGCGGTAAATTATCTTCCTAAAAATCAAGACGAATGGGTCAATATAAATGGTAATTTTGACGCCGAATATGCCAAATATACGCTGAGAAAATTCATTGGTAAAAGACCTGATTTTGATGCTTTATTAAAAGAATTTGATAAATTAAGTCCCGATGCAATTGCAGACAGAAAAACTGTTGCCGAAAGAATTGTAGAACTGGCGTGGAATAGCGAAAACTCAAAATTAGCTCCGGCTTATCAAAGATATTATGAGGTTGTAAAACAATTAAACGATCCTAAATTAATTGCTGATACTGAAATGAATATGGCTATTGCCAAAGGATTAGCCAAACATAAAAAACCGGAAGAAATTGTTGCTTTTTCTAAAAAAGCCGAGTTTGTTTTGAAAGGTATAAAAACAAAATCTTTGTTTCTTACTCAAAAAGATTTAGTAAAAACCTTTGGAAATCCTATAAAAAAGGCATCTATTAGCGATGAATGCGGCCTGTATTTAAGCGATTTATTTTATTATTATCCAGATCTTGAAGCTTCTGTAGATGAAAAACAAAATAATGTTGAAATCATTAAGGTTTTCATTAATGAAAACAACAAACTTATTTTAAATGCTAATTCGGTTTTAGACAGTTCATTATCTGAAAAAGCATTTATCGAAAAATACGGCACCTATATATCAGCTTCTATAAAAGCACCACATTCCTATTCTCTACAATTAGAAGACAGCGAGTTTAGAATAGAATTCAAAGACGGAAAGCTCCTTTTTGTTGAAATAATCTTCTATTGCTGA
- the panB gene encoding 3-methyl-2-oxobutanoate hydroxymethyltransferase, giving the protein MSVAKKDYKRITTKSLIEMKSNGEKISMLTAYDYTMAKIVDTAGVDVILVGDSASNVMAGHETTLPITLDQMIYHASSVVRAIERALVVVDLPFGSYQSDPKEALRSAIRIMKESGGHAVKLEGGKEIKESIKKILNAGIPVMGHLGLTPQSIYKFGTYSVRAKEEEEAEKLIEDAKLLEKIGCFGIVLEKIPADLAEKVAKSISIPVIGIGAGGGVDGQVLVIHDMLGMNNEFSPRFLRRYLNLYEEMTKAIGQYAADVKSSDFPNSNEQY; this is encoded by the coding sequence ATGTCAGTAGCAAAAAAAGATTATAAAAGAATCACTACAAAGTCGTTAATCGAAATGAAAAGCAACGGAGAGAAAATCTCAATGCTTACGGCTTACGATTATACAATGGCGAAGATTGTTGATACTGCCGGAGTCGACGTGATTTTGGTTGGAGATTCAGCTTCAAATGTTATGGCGGGACACGAAACGACTTTGCCAATTACTTTAGACCAAATGATTTACCATGCTTCATCTGTAGTTCGTGCTATCGAAAGAGCTTTGGTTGTAGTTGATTTACCTTTTGGAAGTTACCAGTCAGATCCTAAAGAAGCTTTGCGTTCTGCGATCAGAATCATGAAAGAAAGCGGCGGACATGCGGTAAAACTGGAAGGCGGAAAAGAAATTAAAGAATCTATCAAAAAAATATTAAACGCAGGAATTCCGGTTATGGGTCACTTGGGTTTAACGCCACAATCGATCTATAAATTTGGAACTTACAGCGTTCGCGCAAAAGAGGAAGAAGAAGCAGAAAAATTAATTGAAGATGCTAAATTGCTGGAAAAAATTGGCTGTTTTGGTATTGTTCTTGAAAAAATCCCCGCAGATTTAGCAGAAAAAGTAGCGAAAAGTATTTCGATTCCGGTTATAGGAATTGGTGCCGGCGGCGGCGTTGACGGACAAGTTTTAGTTATTCACGACATGTTAGGAATGAACAACGAATTTAGTCCGCGTTTTTTACGTCGTTACTTAAATTTATACGAAGAAATGACAAAAGCAATTGGTCAATATGCTGCAGATGTAAAGTCTAGTGATTTTCCTAATTCTAATGAACAGTATTAA
- a CDS encoding RluA family pseudouridine synthase — protein sequence MKIISDKNNLQILHEDNHIIVVNKRVGDIVQGDKTGDKPLSDVVKEYIKDKYNKPGDVFLGVIHRLDRPTTGIVVFARTSKALTRMNELFSNRETQKTYWAVVKNKPQETTAKLVHYLKRNEKNNTSKAHLKEVPDSKIASLDYTVFKELQNYVALEINLHTGRHHQIRAQLSAIGSPIKGDLKYGFDRSNPDGGIHLHARKLVFIHPVSKENITIIAPTPDETIWNAL from the coding sequence ATGAAAATTATCTCAGATAAAAATAATCTTCAAATATTACACGAAGACAATCATATTATTGTGGTTAATAAGCGTGTAGGCGATATTGTGCAGGGTGATAAAACGGGTGATAAACCTTTATCTGATGTTGTAAAAGAATACATTAAAGACAAATACAATAAACCTGGCGACGTTTTTTTGGGTGTAATTCATCGTTTGGACCGACCTACAACCGGAATCGTGGTTTTTGCCAGAACAAGTAAAGCTTTAACGCGAATGAATGAATTGTTCAGTAATCGCGAAACGCAAAAAACCTATTGGGCAGTTGTCAAGAATAAACCTCAGGAAACAACTGCCAAATTGGTTCATTATCTTAAAAGAAACGAAAAAAATAATACTTCAAAAGCACATTTAAAAGAGGTTCCGGATAGTAAAATTGCCAGTTTGGATTATACTGTTTTTAAAGAACTTCAAAATTATGTGGCGCTTGAAATCAATTTGCATACAGGGCGTCATCACCAAATTCGTGCGCAGTTATCGGCAATTGGTTCTCCTATAAAAGGGGATTTAAAATATGGTTTTGACAGAAGTAATCCCGATGGCGGAATTCATCTTCATGCCAGAAAATTAGTTTTTATACATCCTGTGTCTAAAGAAAATATTACGATTATTGCACCAACTCCGGACGAAACCATTTGGAATGCTTTATGA
- a CDS encoding aldehyde dehydrogenase, with the protein MDYKNDIGYRKETLKKLLYNIQKSEDLIVKALYDDFKKPEFEAVLTETNYVISELKDTIKNIYKWAKPRRVFPSLLNFPSSDYIYKEPYGKVLVIAPWNYPFQLALCPLISAVAAGNRVVLKPSELTPHTSAIISKIIEKTFHIKHVEVVEGGVEVSNNLLAKRWDYIFFTGSAAVGKIIAKAAAENLTPVTLELGGKNPCIIDETADLKLAAKRIVWGKFINAGQTCIAPDYILIQKNMKINFITFMMEEMTKAYGKKMEKSPDFARIINTKNWLRLANMLESEKIIFGGETDANKFYIAPTLLEEPSLDSLVMKEEIFGPILPILTYETETDIKNVVSRYEKPLAFYIFSDNKSFAKKLIATYSFGGGCINDTIVHFSNKRLPFGGVGHSGIGAYHGKLSFDIFSHHKGIVKKGNWIDLPMRYAPYKDKLASIKRLLDWI; encoded by the coding sequence ATGGACTATAAAAATGATATCGGATACCGAAAAGAAACGCTGAAAAAATTATTATATAACATTCAAAAAAGCGAAGATTTAATTGTAAAAGCGTTATATGATGATTTTAAAAAGCCTGAATTTGAAGCTGTACTTACCGAGACAAACTATGTTATTTCGGAACTAAAAGACACGATCAAAAACATTTATAAATGGGCAAAACCAAGACGCGTTTTTCCTTCCCTTCTCAACTTTCCTTCCAGCGATTATATTTACAAAGAACCTTACGGAAAAGTTTTGGTAATTGCTCCGTGGAATTATCCTTTTCAGCTTGCTTTGTGTCCGTTAATTTCTGCAGTTGCAGCGGGAAACAGAGTGGTTTTAAAACCTTCTGAACTTACACCCCATACATCTGCCATAATTTCTAAAATTATTGAAAAAACCTTTCACATCAAACATGTTGAAGTTGTAGAAGGCGGAGTCGAGGTTTCAAATAATTTGTTGGCAAAACGCTGGGATTATATTTTCTTTACAGGAAGTGCCGCCGTTGGAAAAATCATCGCCAAAGCTGCTGCTGAAAACTTAACACCGGTTACGCTCGAATTAGGCGGAAAAAACCCTTGTATTATTGACGAAACTGCCGATTTAAAATTAGCCGCAAAACGCATTGTCTGGGGGAAATTTATAAATGCCGGTCAAACCTGCATTGCACCGGATTATATTTTGATTCAGAAAAATATGAAAATCAATTTCATCACTTTCATGATGGAAGAAATGACAAAAGCGTATGGAAAAAAGATGGAAAAATCGCCGGATTTTGCCCGAATCATAAATACTAAAAACTGGTTAAGGCTAGCAAATATGCTTGAATCTGAAAAAATAATTTTTGGAGGAGAAACAGATGCCAACAAATTTTATATTGCTCCAACACTTCTTGAAGAACCAAGTTTGGATAGTCTGGTTATGAAAGAAGAAATCTTCGGTCCTATTTTACCAATTCTTACTTATGAAACAGAAACCGATATTAAAAATGTCGTGAGCCGATATGAGAAACCTCTTGCATTTTATATTTTTAGCGATAATAAATCATTTGCCAAAAAATTAATCGCAACTTACTCTTTTGGAGGCGGTTGCATTAATGACACGATTGTGCATTTTTCTAATAAAAGACTGCCTTTTGGCGGAGTTGGACATAGCGGAATTGGTGCTTATCACGGTAAGTTGAGTTTTGATATTTTTTCGCATCATAAAGGAATTGTCAAAAAAGGCAATTGGATCGATTTGCCCATGCGTTACGCGCCTTACAAAGATAAATTGGCTTCTATTAAGCGCTTATTAGACTGGATATAA
- a CDS encoding response regulator — MVENYSFYKPSILGVANFGDALKSIVSNWFIFQSDIIFYNNPKLIILGLSLFGFVSLLIYQFFRIKAKIGYFIEKKLESETAHREYQLYALFFGIAIIVIEIINEIFKIRPRSLLFFNVVIGISVLLLYLITDRIKFLRDRTQKIFIFFFFIYFSYVARNIIFLPNDVIPIITFLLSFFFSYSILKPIKVYWFFVGAVFLYLLITVVFHLVPIKSSILLINFCIIVFIINHVNYAVLLNNRDNFRFTNEIVHKGNSLTIATNRKGEVLFSSETITTILGYSPDEVMAMEFWKLTEDPEFIRENYHKTYIDNKLYIRKLKSKNGEFKYIQWKDKKFSNDLIISIGQDVTEQIIVQDQYKNLIQTATDIIFEINVDGYFTFINEFGYSILGYSEGEVISHHYSNFIHEDYIKNAVDFYENLEQNELNYPTIEIPVIKKTGEELWISQKVIIRKNDLGETTGYAGIARDITEIKNIENEKKRRLEKIESYNNSTKKLSTTDFRGYSDLQTVIDYIIQEAATVSRTNRVSFWKYSNDTITCRNLFSRDNQSLNDKNILDKESYPIYFETLKNKAIINASDVFNKLETSEFQQVYFIKNKIKSMLDVPIFLNGQLAGVACFESTEEKREWDNEDINYARTISDVISLAISSQMRLKAEKKLELKSELLSALALCTEKFLLSKSPQKMFQETYEIIGKASKVDHIFYYEKDFETNTISQKYKWTREGIEKQITKLQHFTEENLKEIIWHSQNKKVLSTLTRNLENTFFKNLLVSNDIKSILILPLYANNIFSGFIGFDDCTRERKWSDDEIYIFQTLANNISSALDRNRNQAKIKESEDAIKAKELAEAANKSKSDFLANMSHEIRTPLNGIIGFTHLLMKTNLEEIQEKYMTTINQSAHSLLEIINDILDFSKIEAGKLELFIDLYDIQKILGQIFDLIIFESNQKNLDLELNVDPNVPKYIWTDIVRLKQILINLLSNAIKFTNEGSIKLNVSVLEKKSEENYMLRFAVVDTGIGILEQNQKKIFKAFSQEDSSTTRKFGGTGLGLTISNQLLALMESRLQLDSKINQGSTFYFDLNLNISHKSINEKYKDILRNSNPEYALSYYSNQKKLNILIVEDNKVNMLLLKTIVKNLNLNTIIFECENGYEAVNQIENINPDLVFMDIQMPIMNGYEATKAIRSTLRGKNIPIIAVTAGAEKDERNKCISAGMNDYISKPIIRGTVEEALSKWIK, encoded by the coding sequence ATGGTAGAAAACTATAGTTTTTATAAGCCATCGATTTTAGGCGTCGCCAATTTTGGTGATGCCTTAAAATCGATCGTTTCAAATTGGTTTATATTTCAATCAGATATTATATTCTATAACAATCCTAAACTTATTATTCTAGGATTATCATTATTTGGTTTTGTAAGTTTATTGATTTATCAGTTTTTTAGAATTAAAGCAAAAATTGGTTATTTCATCGAGAAAAAACTGGAAAGCGAAACCGCCCATCGGGAATATCAATTGTATGCTTTGTTTTTTGGTATTGCAATCATTGTTATCGAAATTATCAATGAAATATTTAAAATTCGGCCAAGAAGTTTATTATTTTTTAATGTAGTTATTGGTATTTCTGTTTTACTGCTTTATTTGATTACAGATAGAATTAAATTCTTACGCGATCGGACCCAGAAAATTTTCATTTTCTTTTTCTTCATTTATTTCTCTTATGTTGCCCGTAACATTATATTTCTGCCAAATGATGTTATCCCGATTATTACTTTTTTACTCTCGTTTTTCTTCTCTTACAGCATTTTAAAACCCATAAAAGTATACTGGTTTTTTGTTGGAGCTGTATTTTTGTATTTACTTATAACCGTCGTATTCCATTTAGTTCCAATAAAATCTTCTATTTTATTGATCAATTTCTGCATTATTGTTTTTATCATCAATCATGTAAATTATGCTGTTTTATTAAACAATCGTGATAATTTCAGGTTTACAAACGAAATTGTTCATAAAGGAAATTCATTAACTATTGCCACAAACAGAAAAGGCGAAGTATTATTTAGCAGCGAAACCATCACCACCATTTTGGGATATTCGCCGGATGAAGTTATGGCAATGGAGTTTTGGAAATTAACAGAAGATCCGGAATTTATCAGAGAAAATTATCATAAAACATATATAGACAATAAATTATATATTCGAAAATTAAAGAGTAAAAACGGCGAATTCAAATACATTCAATGGAAAGATAAAAAGTTTTCGAATGATTTAATAATCAGTATTGGTCAGGACGTTACGGAGCAAATCATTGTTCAGGATCAATATAAAAATCTGATTCAGACGGCAACTGATATTATTTTTGAAATAAATGTTGATGGTTATTTTACTTTTATAAACGAGTTTGGGTATTCGATTCTTGGTTATTCTGAAGGAGAAGTTATTTCGCATCATTATTCTAATTTTATTCATGAAGATTACATCAAAAATGCGGTTGATTTTTATGAGAATTTAGAGCAAAATGAACTTAATTATCCTACCATTGAAATTCCGGTTATAAAGAAAACCGGCGAAGAATTATGGATTTCGCAAAAGGTTATTATTCGTAAAAATGATTTGGGCGAAACGACTGGTTATGCGGGTATTGCAAGAGATATTACGGAGATAAAAAATATCGAAAATGAGAAGAAAAGACGCCTCGAGAAAATCGAATCGTACAACAATTCGACAAAAAAATTATCGACAACAGATTTTCGTGGTTACAGTGATTTACAAACCGTAATCGATTATATTATTCAGGAAGCCGCAACAGTTTCTAGAACAAACCGGGTAAGTTTCTGGAAATATTCTAATGATACTATTACATGCCGAAACTTATTTAGCCGCGATAATCAAAGCCTGAATGATAAAAATATTCTGGATAAAGAATCGTATCCAATTTACTTTGAAACGCTAAAAAACAAAGCGATTATCAACGCTTCGGATGTATTTAATAAACTGGAAACATCAGAATTTCAGCAAGTATATTTTATCAAAAACAAAATAAAATCAATGCTGGATGTTCCTATTTTTCTAAACGGACAATTGGCAGGGGTTGCGTGTTTTGAAAGTACCGAAGAAAAAAGAGAATGGGATAACGAGGATATAAATTATGCCCGAACAATTTCAGATGTGATTTCATTGGCAATTTCATCGCAAATGAGGCTTAAAGCCGAGAAAAAACTGGAACTGAAAAGTGAATTATTATCGGCATTGGCGCTTTGTACCGAAAAGTTTTTATTGAGCAAAAGTCCGCAGAAAATGTTTCAGGAAACGTATGAAATTATCGGAAAAGCATCAAAAGTTGATCATATTTTTTACTACGAAAAAGATTTTGAAACCAATACGATCAGCCAGAAATACAAATGGACAAGAGAGGGAATCGAAAAACAAATAACTAAATTACAGCACTTTACAGAAGAAAATTTAAAAGAAATCATTTGGCATTCTCAAAACAAAAAGGTTTTAAGCACATTAACGCGAAATCTGGAAAACACTTTTTTTAAAAATTTATTGGTCTCAAATGATATTAAATCAATTTTGATTTTGCCTTTGTACGCCAATAATATTTTTTCAGGATTTATAGGTTTTGATGATTGTACGAGAGAAAGAAAATGGTCTGATGATGAAATTTATATTTTTCAAACGCTCGCCAATAACATTTCATCGGCTTTAGACCGAAATAGAAATCAGGCAAAAATCAAGGAAAGTGAAGATGCGATAAAAGCCAAAGAATTAGCAGAAGCAGCGAATAAATCTAAATCGGATTTCCTGGCTAATATGTCGCACGAAATTCGAACTCCGTTAAACGGAATTATTGGTTTTACGCATTTGCTCATGAAAACAAATCTTGAAGAAATTCAGGAAAAATACATGACAACCATAAATCAATCGGCACATTCTTTACTTGAGATCATCAATGATATTTTGGATTTTTCTAAAATTGAAGCCGGAAAACTGGAGCTTTTTATTGATTTGTATGACATTCAAAAAATACTGGGACAAATATTTGATCTGATTATTTTTGAATCAAACCAAAAAAATCTTGATCTTGAATTAAATGTCGATCCAAATGTTCCTAAATATATCTGGACAGATATTGTGCGATTGAAACAAATTTTGATCAATCTTTTATCAAACGCCATAAAATTCACCAATGAAGGTTCTATAAAGCTGAATGTTTCTGTACTCGAAAAAAAATCGGAAGAAAATTACATGCTTCGTTTTGCAGTTGTAGATACGGGAATTGGAATATTAGAACAAAATCAGAAAAAAATATTTAAGGCTTTTTCGCAAGAAGATAGTTCTACAACGCGAAAATTTGGAGGCACCGGTTTAGGGCTTACCATTTCGAATCAGCTGCTGGCTTTAATGGAAAGCCGTTTGCAGCTTGACAGTAAAATTAATCAGGGAAGTACTTTTTATTTTGATTTAAATTTGAATATCAGCCATAAAAGTATCAATGAAAAGTATAAGGATATTTTAAGAAACAGTAATCCTGAGTATGCATTAAGTTATTATTCGAATCAAAAAAAATTAAACATTTTAATTGTAGAAGATAATAAAGTAAACATGCTTCTATTAAAAACTATTGTAAAAAACCTGAACCTAAACACTATTATTTTTGAATGTGAAAATGGTTATGAAGCTGTAAATCAAATCGAAAACATCAATCCTGATTTGGTTTTTATGGATATTCAAATGCCAATTATGAACGGTTATGAAGCCACAAAAGCCATTAGAAGTACATTAAGAGGCAAAAATATTCCGATAATTGCTGTTACGGCGGGCGCTGAAAAAGATGAGCGAAACAAATGTATATCGGCGGGAATGAATGATTATATCTCAAAACCAATCATTCGCGGAACTGTTGAGGAAGCTTTATCGAAGTGGATAAAATAA
- a CDS encoding neutral zinc metallopeptidase — protein MKWRGTRESDNVEDRRGVSGGKVALGGGVIGIIILLLNVFGGETGQTVGNVLEQMQGGQQQTEAAAPLSKEDEEMGHFVKTVVAKTEDTWDKIFTEHGMTYKKPKLVLFKGSVQTACGGASSASGPFYCPGDQKVYMDLDFFEELKTKFGAKGGDFAIAYVIAHEIGHHVQTLLGTSAKMHQEQEGKSETEANKLSVALELQADFYAGVWAHDNQQYIEAGDIDEALSAANAVGDDAIQSKMSNQVVPDSFTHGTSEQRMYWFKKGFKTGDIKQGTTFEEIR, from the coding sequence ATGAAATGGAGAGGAACAAGAGAAAGTGACAATGTTGAAGACAGAAGAGGTGTTTCTGGTGGAAAAGTAGCCCTTGGAGGCGGAGTCATTGGTATAATTATTTTGTTACTAAATGTTTTTGGTGGTGAAACCGGCCAGACTGTCGGAAATGTATTAGAACAAATGCAAGGTGGACAACAACAAACTGAAGCCGCAGCTCCGTTAAGTAAAGAAGATGAAGAAATGGGTCACTTTGTAAAAACTGTTGTAGCTAAAACAGAAGATACCTGGGACAAGATTTTTACAGAACATGGAATGACTTATAAAAAGCCAAAATTGGTGCTTTTTAAAGGTTCTGTTCAAACGGCTTGTGGAGGAGCATCTTCTGCATCAGGACCATTTTACTGCCCGGGAGATCAAAAAGTATATATGGATTTAGATTTCTTTGAAGAACTTAAAACAAAATTTGGTGCCAAAGGCGGCGACTTTGCTATTGCATACGTTATAGCGCATGAAATTGGGCATCACGTACAAACTTTGCTTGGAACATCTGCCAAAATGCATCAGGAACAAGAAGGAAAAAGTGAGACAGAAGCCAATAAACTTTCGGTAGCTTTAGAACTACAGGCCGATTTTTATGCCGGAGTATGGGCTCATGATAATCAGCAATATATAGAAGCTGGTGATATCGACGAAGCTTTAAGTGCTGCAAATGCTGTTGGAGACGACGCCATTCAAAGCAAAATGAGTAATCAGGTTGTTCCGGATTCATTTACACACGGAACATCAGAACAAAGAATGTACTGGTTTAAAAAAGGTTTTAAAACCGGAGATATTAAACAAGGAACTACTTTTGAGGAGATTCGATAA
- the bshB1 gene encoding bacillithiol biosynthesis deacetylase BshB1 codes for MKLDILAFGAHPDDVELGCAGTILKEVSLGKKVGIVDLTRGELGTRGTAETRDEEAKAAAKILGVLVRENLELRDGFFINDEKHQLEVIKMIRKYKPEIVLCNAVDDRHIDHGKGSKLVSDACFLSGLIKIETSVDGEKQEAWRPKVIYHYIQWKNLEPDFVVDITGFEQKKIEAVMAYKTQFYDPNSKEPTTPITSKNFMESLNYRAQDLGRLVNKDFAEGFTVERCLAVNSLGDLM; via the coding sequence ATGAAATTAGATATATTAGCCTTTGGCGCACACCCGGATGATGTAGAATTAGGTTGCGCAGGAACAATTTTGAAAGAAGTATCTTTAGGAAAAAAAGTAGGAATCGTTGATTTAACGCGTGGTGAATTAGGAACGCGCGGAACTGCAGAAACCAGAGATGAAGAAGCAAAAGCAGCAGCAAAAATATTAGGCGTTTTAGTACGTGAAAATTTAGAATTACGTGATGGTTTTTTTATAAATGACGAAAAACATCAGCTAGAAGTCATTAAAATGATTCGTAAATATAAACCTGAAATTGTATTATGCAACGCAGTCGACGATCGACATATCGATCACGGAAAAGGAAGTAAATTAGTTTCTGACGCTTGTTTTTTATCCGGATTAATTAAAATAGAAACTTCGGTTGATGGCGAAAAACAAGAAGCCTGGAGACCAAAAGTAATTTATCATTATATACAATGGAAAAATCTGGAACCTGATTTTGTAGTTGATATTACAGGTTTTGAACAAAAAAAGATAGAAGCCGTTATGGCATATAAAACCCAGTTTTATGACCCAAATTCAAAAGAACCTACAACGCCTATTACCAGTAAAAACTTTATGGAAAGCTTAAATTACCGCGCACAAGACTTAGGAAGGCTTGTTAACAAAGATTTTGCCGAAGGTTTTACTGTAGAAAGATGTTTGGCTGTCAATAGCTTAGGAGATTTGATGTAA